tggaaaATTAATTCGCACATAATCTAAGTATCTAACAATTAATTCCAATGAGAATGTCGattcattttcatattttaatgttAATAATTTTGAAATAGATTATGATTTTATATTTAACGGCTCTAAAGATATGTTTATTTTTACTTAtttgattcaaatttaattttcagtttATATTTTACTATGTATGATATCAAACATAAACCCTACGATAtgacaaattttattatttataattaaaaggatatttaatttaattatttatttttaatttttatattttttaacataTGAGTTAAATTAAaagtatataattaattatttactaaaattacttaaattaaaataatttaatttataaaaataataattattaaaatagaataatgttgatatttttaacaaattttaaaataatataatattttatttagttaaataataattttaaaataaataaattactcttatttattatttttaatttattttaaataatatttttatttatgagGTAAAATAAATACTAATTTACTTACTAATTATAACtatatagaaaataatttatattctaTTTTATCATTATGGGAAAAACTCAAGTTTGATCGTaaagaaaattattgtgataaaaaaaaaaatttgtgatattgtaatttatttaaattgggtACTCTACTTTTTGTTTACTCTGCCAGATGGGCTAAAGCCAAATGCCATCTGAAAGAGATATTCAACAAGAAGCAAAACCTTATCCTATCAGCCACCACAAATCGCTTCAATACTAACAGAAGCTTCCCTTATTTCCCACCTCACAAAAGCCATGGCAACCCTTTGTTTCACTTCATCTCCGTCCTTTACTCTCGCCAAACAACTGTTACCCACCAAACTTCCTTCCCTTAAACTCAACTACGGAACAGGCAGATCCCTGAAGACTATAGTTAGGTCTTACAAAGTGGTGATTGAACATGAGGGTCAATCCACAGAGCTGGAGGTTGAACCTGATGAGACCATACTATCCAAGGCACTGGACTCTGGACTGTCGGTGCCTTATGACTGCATGCTTGGGGTATGCATGACTTGCCCAGCTAAGCTAATAAGCGGCACAGTTGACCAGAGTGAAGGTATGCTTAGTGATGATGTGGTGGAGCGTGGGTATACACTGTTGTGTGCATCCTATCCAACGTCAGATTGTCGGATTAGGACCATTCCTGAAGATGAGCTGCTGTCCTTGCAACTAGCAACAGCTAATGACTGAAATCTGTGCGCTTGATTGAAATTTCAGTTAAAAGTTTTGATATTGAACACTAAATTCGAGTACAGTATTTCTCATGGGTATGTTATGGTGGAAATGTTGAATAGATTTGTTTCTTATTCATTGTGTGTGCTATCTGTTGGGGGTATAAAGAAAGATGAAAATAAAAGCATTTTCTGTCATCTGATTGAATGCGAATGTGGCTTAATACGGTTAAATCAGCCTAATACGTGGCAGATAATGGGCATGAttcataaatatattttatattagatgaaattaaaattaacctcaattttttttttcttgagagGCTTTTCTGAAAAATCATTTCTACGAAAAATGACGCTTAAACttatatgagaaaataaattttttttttttttaaactctgTTTTCATTCCAGTTAGCACTTGAGAAAGTTTTGTAACAATCAACTAAATGTTAGCAGTATAAAGCCATCTCACGACCTAAATGTACGAATTCACACAAAGCAATTTACTACAATCTCACTGAATGAGATAAGTTTTGCCTAAGACGCTCTATTTTTGCATTTCGGTTTTCACATTGCAACATTTTTTGAGCAACAGCTTAAAGAAAAAGCTTACAA
The Hevea brasiliensis isolate MT/VB/25A 57/8 chromosome 15, ASM3005281v1, whole genome shotgun sequence genome window above contains:
- the LOC110671074 gene encoding ferredoxin C 1, chloroplastic; translated protein: MATLCFTSSPSFTLAKQLLPTKLPSLKLNYGTGRSLKTIVRSYKVVIEHEGQSTELEVEPDETILSKALDSGLSVPYDCMLGVCMTCPAKLISGTVDQSEGMLSDDVVERGYTLLCASYPTSDCRIRTIPEDELLSLQLATAND